In Deltaproteobacteria bacterium, the sequence CCGGGCTCCTGCGCGACGGCGACCGGCTCTGCGGAGCGCGCGTCCTCGATCGCGTGAGCGGCGCCTCGTTCGCGATCGCGGCCCGTCAGATCGTGAACGCGACCGGGCCGTGGCTCGACCGCGTGCGCCGCCTCGACGATCCGGCGGCGGCGCCCGTCCTGCGGCTCACCAAGGGCGCGCACATCGTCGTGCCGCGCGAGCGTCTCGGCAACCGGAACGCGATCGTGCTGCGGGCGCCGCGCGACGGCCGCGTGATGTTCGCGATCCCGTGGGAAGATCAGACGCTCGTCGGTACGACCGACACGGACTACGAGGCCCGTCCCGAGGACGTCGCCGCCGACGCCGACGACGTGCGCTACCTGCTCGAGGCGGTGAACGCCTACTTCCCCGCGGCGCGTCTCGAGGAGCGTGACGTGATCGGCGCGTACGCCGGCCTGCGGCCGCTCGTCGCGCCGCCGGCGACGGAGGACGAGACGCCCTCCGAGACCTCGCGCGAGGAAGAGATCTTCGAGAGTCCGTCGGGACTCCTGTCGCTCGGCGGCGGCAAGCTCACGACCTATCGGCGCGTCGCGGAGAGGGTCGTGGACCGGGTGGCCGAGCGCCTCGCCGAGCGCGAGCCCGGGCGTCGGTTCGCGGCCTGCCGGACCGGCGAGGTCCCCTTGCCCGGTGCGCGCGTGGAGGACCCGGACCGGGGCGGATTCGGCGGCTTTGCGAAGCGGCTGCGGGCGCGCGCCACGACCGGCGTCGACGAGGGGCTCGTCCGTCACCTCCTCTATCGCTATGGGATCGCCGCCATGGGGATCGTCGACCGGCTCGGCGCCGCCCCGGACGCGGCCCGGCGCGTGGTCGCGGGACTGCCGTATCGGCGGATCGAGGTGACGCGCGCCGCCGAGTCGGAGATGGCGGCGACCATCGACGACGTGCTCCGTCGACGGGTGCCGATCTCGTTCCGCCGGGAGGACGGCGGCGCCGAGGCGGCCGCCGACGTCGGTCGGCTCATGGCCGACGCGCTCGGGTGGGATGCCGAGGAGACGGTGCGCGCGGTCGAACGCTACCGCACCGGCGTCGCCGACGAGCGGCGCCGGCGCCTGCATCCGCCGGCCGCGCCGGTCGCGCCGGCCACGCCGGTCGCGTCGCGGCGCCGCGCATGACGCGCAAGACCCCGGCCATCGGACCCGAGACCCCGGAAGCCCGGCGGACGCGCGCCCGCAAGATCGACCGCGCGCTCGCCGACGCCTACCCCGACGCCTGGTGCGCCCTACGCCACGACGATGCCTGGCAGCTGCTCGTCGCGACCATCCTTTCGGCGCAGTGCACCGACGAGCGCGTCAACATGGTCACGCCGACGCTCTTCGCGCGCTATCCGACGCCGCGCGCGCTCGCCGACGCCGACCCGCGCGAGCTCGAGCGGATCATCCATTCGACCGGATTCTTCCGGCAGAAGGCGAAGTCGCTGCGGGGGGTCGCGGCGGCCACGGCCGGTGAGTTCGGAGGCGAGCTGCCGCGCGACCTCGAGACCCTGGTCACCCTGCCGGGCATCGGTCGTAAGACCGCCAACGTGGTGCTCGGGACCGCCTACGGCGTGCCGTCGATCGTCGTCGACACCCACGTACGCCGGGTCGCGAACCGCCTCGGACTCACCGGCGAGGACGACCCCACCAAGATCGAGATGGACCTGCGAGCCCTCGTGCCTGCCGCGTCATGGACCCGCTTCACGCACCGGCTGATCCATCACGGCCGGCGGATCTGCCACGCCCGCAAGCCGCGCTGCCCGGACTGCCCGCTCCTCGCCATCTGCCCCCGGATCGGCGTCACCGATGCCGTGAAATCGCCGACATAGGGGAAGCGTCCTACCCGGGATCGCGCGCGCTCTCGGCTTCGCCATATTCGGATCCGCATCACATGATTGCCAGAAAAGTATTGACTATCGCGGGGTTAGAGATATAACCGAACGGATCTCAACGTTCCTCAGCGGGTGGCGGGCGTACATATGGCGGCGTACACGAATCTCGATAGGCGGCAATTGGCGGAGCTGGTCGAGGAGTTCGGTCTCGGCAAGTTGCAGGCTGCCAACGGCAACGGTGGCGGGACGGACGGCAATTGTCGCCTCGACACCGCCAAAGGTCGCTTCTGGCTCCGCATCGACGAAGAGCGGAGCGAGATGGAGGTGAAGCGGGAGATCGACCTCCTGCTCTATCTCCGCAAGCACGGCTTTCCGTGTCCGCAGCTCATGATCGACCGCAAGGGCCGCCAGTACCACGAGCTCGGCGGCAAGTGCATCTCGCTCTTCAAGTACATCGACGGCCACAAGCGCGAAGGCGCGAGCCTCACGCTGACGCAGATCGAGAACGCGGGCCGCGTGCTCGCCGACCTGCACGTCATCGGCAAGGGCTACAAGAAGGGCGTCGACAACCGCTTCAACTTCGAGCGCGTGGCCGACGTCTACCAGGAGGTGCGCGACCGCCTGCCGGCGTACTTCAAGAAGATCACGCGCACGCTCGACGAGGAGGTCGGCTACCTCGAGCACTATCTCGAGTGCAAGCTGCCGAAGGGCATCATCCACGGCGACCTCTACCTCGACAACATCCTGTTCCGCGGCGAGAAGGTCGTCGGCGTGCTCGACTTCGAGACCGCCTCCCGCGGCAAGTACATCTTCGACCTCGCGACCGCCGTGAACGCGCTCTGCTACGACGGCGAGCGCTACGACCTGAAGCGATTCGAGGTGCTGATCGGCGGCTACGAGTCGCTCCGTACGTTGTCGCTCGCGGAGTGGGACGCGTTCCCGAACGAGCTCCGCTTCTCGGCCCTCCGCTTCACCGTGAACCGCCTGCGCGCCTTCTACCTGAATCCCGTCGATGAGGCGCATCGCATCAACCGCGACTTCCGCGAGTTCTACGATCGACTCATGATCCTCCGCCGCGAGCGCGAGGGCGGGATGGAAGGTCTCTTGATGGCGATGGCGACGGGCTACGACTACCGGAAGTACCAGAAGGTCCGCGCCATCGAGAAGAAAGGCAAGTCTTGAGCAGTGCGGACCTCGTCCGCGGGCTGCTGCGCGCGATCGGCGAAGACCCCGGGCGCGAAGGACTGCTGAAAACGCCGGATCGCGTCGCCCGCGCCCTCCAGTTCCTCACGAAAGGCTACCACGAGGATCCCTCCGCGATCCTGAACTCGGCGCTCTTCAATGAAGAGTACTCCGAGATGATCGTGTTGAAGGATCTCGACTTCTTCTCGCTCTGCGAGCACCACATGCTGCCGTTCTTCGGAAAGGCGCACGTCGCCTACATCCCGAGCAAGAAGATCCTCGGCTTGAGCAAGCTCGCCCGTCTCTTCGAGGTGTTCGCCCGCCGCTTGCAGGTCCAGGAGCGGCTGACGACCCAGGTCGCGACCTCGCTCATGGAGGCCATCGAGCCACAGGGCGTCGGCGTCGTCGTGGAGGCCGAGCACCTGTGCATGCGGATGCGCGGCGTCGAGAAGCAGAACTCCGTCGTGGTGACGAGCTGCATGCTCGGAACGTTCCGCACCCGGCAGGAGACGCGCGAGGAGTTCATGACGCTGATCCGCAGCCGGAACGGCCGGTAGCAGCACGGCGCCGGTGCCTGGCGTGCCGCGCTGGCGGCGGGAGGCCGAGACGCTCGTCGCCGCCGAGCTCGGCGGCGACACGGAGGCCGCCTGGATCGCGTGGGACGCGCTCCGGGCGTCGCGGGTCGACTCGGCGACGCCGCTCGTCGTCTCGGTCGTCGGCCACGCGCCGTCCCCGCAGGAGCGCGCGGAGGTCCTGGGAGCGCTCGCCGCCCGTACGCCGGCCGGAACGCGGCTCGTCGTGGTCGATCACAACCGGCCGCGCCGGCTCGCGGCGGCGCTTCGCGCGCTGCTCGGACCGCCCCGGGTTCGCGGCGGCTCTCCGGCGGTGCGCTGGCGCCGCCTTGCCGACCCGACCGCGCGCGCGACCCAGGCGGCCGGCTTTCGCGTCGATCGCCTGCGGCTCGTCGCGGACGAGCGCGTGCAGGTCGTGCTGGCGACCCGCGAGCACTCGTCCGCCGGGGACGATCGGGACGACGTCGACGGGACGCAGAGATCGCGCGACCCGCTGCGCGATCGTGTCGGAGGTCCGCAGCCCGTCAGAAGCGCGCCCACCACGGAGTGAAGCGCTTGCCAGGGACCTCGATCACGACCGAGTACTCGTCGAGCAGCGTCCCCTGGGAGCGTGCGAGCTCGGCGAGCGAGACGTTGTAGTCGGTCGCGGCCCGCAGCTCGACGCCGCGGGCCTGCGTCAGGTCGTCCTGGAAGTCGAGGACGTCCTTGGTCGTGGCGATGCCGACCTCGAGCCGCTTCTGCTGGTTGCGCAGGTTCTCCTCGGCGAGCTCGCGCGCGATCCGCGACGCCTCGATGCGTTTGATGTTGGCGACGACGTCGTTCACCGCGGTCGAGACCTCGAGGCTGATGTCGGAGAACAGCTGGCGGCGCGTGAGCTCGGACTGCGAGACGTCGATCTTGGCCTTCGCGTACTCGCTCTTGGCGGCGGCGTTGCCGAGCGGGATCTCCACCTCGACGCCGGCCTGGTACGAGTAGAACTTCTTGCTCGTGAGGCGGTCGAGCGCTTCCCAGTACGGGCCGTCGTAGGGCGTTTGCACCTGCTGCCCCGTGCTCGGATCGAGCACGGTGACCGCGTCGCCCGAGAGGCCGTTGAGTCCGAAGTTGCCGACGAAATCGAGGCGCGGGAGCAGCTGGTTCTCGCGGACGCGGGCCGTCACCTGCTTGCTCTTGAGGTCGTAGGTTTGCGCCTGGACCTCGGGCCGCCTTTCGAGGGCGAGGTTGAGGGCCGTCTTGGCGTCGACCACGACCGGCGTCGTGCGCGGCCGGTCGATCGGTTCGATCGGGCGGGGGATGAAGGCCTCGCCCTTCTGGAGGTAGACGATCTGTCGCAGGGTGCGGAGCGCGTTGTCGAGCTGGTTGTTGGCGACGATCACCTCCTGCTCGCGCGCGGCGGCCTGGCTCTCGGCCTCCTTCACCGCGACCGGCGCGAGCAGGCCGACCCGCACGCGCTCCTGGTTCTCGCGCAGCGTCTGGCGCGCGAGCTCGAGCGATTCCTGCTGCACGACGAGGTTCTGACGCGTGTAGACGACGATCCAGTAGGCCGCGATCACGCGCTTCACGAAGTTCGCGAGGTCGGCGCGGTACTGCCAGGCCGCCGCTTCGGACTGCAGCTTGGTGACGTCGACGAGGAGGTAGGCGAAGTTCAGGCCGAAGTTCCTGAGCAGCGGCTGGTTCAGCGAGAACAGGAGCTCGGGCTCGTATTGCGGGATCAAGCCCTGGAAGCGGGCGTTCGAGACGAAGCGGTTGTTCGTGAAGTCGATGCGGAAATCGCCGCCGGTGCGGAGCGTCTTCGCGAACGACGCATTGACGTTGACGTTCTCCTGCACGTTGATGAGCACGCCGGCGAGCGCCGAGGAGTTCGGCGCCTTGCGGCGGTCCTTGTTCACGGCGCCGGAGATGATCGGGTCGAAGATGGCCTCGGCGGTGCGGACGTCCTCGCGCTGGCGGAGCGGCGTCAGGCGCTGCGCGGCGATGCCGGGATTGTGCAGCAGGGCCTGGTGGACGGCTTCGGCCACCGTCAGGCGGGCGGTGTCGGTCTCCTCGACGGAGGCGTCGGGCGTCTCGACGGCGGGCGCGCGGTACGCCCATTGGTGCGCGAACACCTGCGGCATGTAGGGCGTCTCGTCGAACTCGGCCTCGCGACGGGCCGATGTCTCGGTGTCGATGATGGCGCGGCCGTTGGGATCGCCGCTCATCGCGGCCGTCGGCTGGGCGGCGTCCTCGGCCCAGGCGCGACCGGCCAGCGCCGCGAGCCCCACCACCACGGCGATCCCGATTCGTCGACACGTCTTCATGCAGCCGCTCCTCGCTCCGACGCCATGACCGCGCGCGCCGCCTCGCTGTTCCGACGCCGCGGCGACGCCGTTCGCGTCGCCGCCGCGGTCCTTCGTCCGGCGCTATTTACGACGTGCGCGCCGGCGGTACCAGTACCGCGAGGCGCGCGCGCGGAGCCGCGGTTCACCTTGACACTCCAGGGGTGCTTCGTTACGCTCCGCGGCCTTCATACGACTGTTTGGGTATCGCACGACTGGCGTTTGCGTGGAGCACCACGAGGAAGTGCGACCTTCAGGAGCCGAACGCCTGGGCCTCTGACTAGGAGGGGTCCAGGCTTTTTTGCGACCGCCGGCCCCCCGCACGACAGGTAGGTACGACGATGATCAAGAAATACTTGCTCGCCCCGGGTCCGACCCCCGTTCCCGAGTCCGTGCTGCTGGCGATGGCCCAGCCGATCTTCCATCACCGCACGCCCCAGTTCGAAGCCCTGTTCGCCGACACCGCGAAGTCGCTGCGGGCGCTCTTCAAGACCGGCCAGGACGTCGTCATCCTGGCGTCGTCGGGCACCGGCGCGATGGAGGCGGCGGTCACCAACACGACCTCGCCCGGAGATCGCGTGCTCGTGGTGAACGGCGGCAAGTTCGGCGAGCGCTGGGGCAAGATCGCCGTCGGCTGCGGCCTCGTCGTCACCGAGATCAAGGTCGAGTGGGGAACCGCGGTCGATCCGGCGGCGATCGCGAAGGCGCTGCAGGCGCATCCCGAGACGAAGCTCGTGCTGATGCAGGGCAGCGAGACGTCGACGACCGTGCTGCACCCGGTGGCGGAGGTCGCGAAGATCACGCGCGAGACCGATGCGCTGCTCGTCGTGGACGGCATCACGGCGGTCGGCGTGCTCGACCTGCCGATGGACGCGCTCGGCATCGACGTGCTGCTCACCGGCTCGCAGAAGGCGCTCATGCTGCCGCCGGGCCTCGCGTTCGTCGCGCTCTCCGAGAAGGCCTGGAAGGCGGTCGCCGCGTCGAAGCAACCGCGCTTCTACTTCGATCTCAAGCGCGAGCGCGACAACCAGCAGAAGCACACGACGGCGTGGACGCCGGCGATCTCGTTGATCTTCGGCTTGCACGAGGCGCTCCGCCTGATGTTCGCCGAAGGCCTCGACAACGTCTTCGCCCGCCACGATCGCCTCGCGCGCGCGACCCGCGCCGGCGCCGAGGCGCTCGGCTTGAAGCTCGTCGCGCCGACGGCGCCGAGCCCGGCAACGACCGGCATCTTCCTGCCCGAGGGCGTGCCCGGGAAGCTCGTCGGCTATCTCCGCGACCAGGTCGGCATCACGTTCGCCGGCGGCCAGGACCAGCTGAAGGGAAAGATCTGCCGGGTTGCGCACCTCGGCTACATCGGCAGCTTCGACATCGTGACCGCCCTGGCGGCTCTGGAGATGGGGATGGCGGCCTTCGGGCGTCCGGTGGAGCTCGGGAAGGGCGTCGGCGCCGCGCAGAAGATCCTCATGGAAGGCATGCCCGCCACGCCGGCGGCCTGAAGGAGCGGACGCCATGACGTACCGAGTTCTCGCGACCGACCCGCTCGACCAGCAGGGCGTCGACGTCTTCACGGCCAACCCCGAGATCGCGCTCGACCTCAAGCCGGGGATGAAGCCGGAGGAGCTCGCCCGCGTGATCGGCGAGTACGACGCGCTCGTGATCCGGAGCGGCAGCAAGGTCACCGCCGACACGCTCAAGAATCCCGGCAAGCTGCGCGTCATCGGGCGCGCCGGCATCGGCGTCGACAACATCGACGTTCCCGCCGCGACGGCGCGCGGCATCGTCGTCATGAACACGCCCGGCGGCAACAACGTGACCACCGCCGAGCACGCCATCACGCTGATGCTCGCGGTGGCGCGCTTCATCCCGCAGGCCGACGCGTCGCTGCGCGCCGGCAAGTGGGAGCGCACCAAGTTCACCGGCACCGAGGTCTGCAACAAGACCCTCGGCGTCGTCGGGCTCGGCAACATCGGGCGCATCGTCGCCGAGCGCGCCCAGGGCCTGCGCATGCGGGTGATCGGCTACGACCCGTTCGTCACGCACGAAGCGGCGGCCAAGCTCGGGGTCGAGCTCGTGACGCTCGACGACCTCTACGCGCGCGCCGACTTCATCTCGGTGCACGTGCCCATGACGCCCGAGACGAAGGGCCTGATCGGGGCCGCCGCGTTCGCCAAGATGAAGAAGGGGGTGCGGATCGTCAACGCCGCGCGCGGCGGCATCGTCGACGAAGCGGCGCTGCACGCGGCCATCACGAGCGGCAAGGTCGCGGGCGCCGCGCTCGACGTGTTCGCCGAGGAGCCCCCGCCGAAGGATCATCCCCTGTTGGCGCTCCCGCAGGTCGTCGTGACGCCGCACCTCGGCGCCGCCACCAGCGAGGCGCAGATCAACGTCGCCATCGCCATCGCCGAGCAGATCACCAACTTCCTCGTGCGCGGCGAGGTTCAAGCCGCCGTCAACATGCCGTCGCTGAGCGCGGAGATGCTGCAGCTGCTGCGTCCGCACCTCCTGCTCGGCGAGAAGCTCGGGAGCCTCCTCGCGCAGCTCTCGACCGAGCCGCCGACCGAGATCTCGGTCGAGTACGCGGGGGCGGTCGCCGAGCTCGACAACCGCCCGGTCACGATCGCGGTGCTGCGCGGCCTGCTGACCCGCTTCATCGACGACGTGAACTACGTGAACGCGCCGACGCTCGCCAAGGAGCGGGGCATCGTCGTGAAGGAAGCGCGCGCCAATCAGCCCACCAACTTCGTCAACTCGATCAAGGTGCGCGTCACGCGGAGCTCCGGGACGCAGGTCGTCGAAGGCGCCGTCTTCGGCGCCAGCATCCTGCGCCTCGTCCGCATCGACGACTTCTACATGGAAGCGGTGCCCGACGGGTGCGTCCTCATGTTGAACAACCACGACGTTCCGGGCGTCGTCGGCCGCGTCGGCACGCTGCTCGGGCAGCACGGCATCAACATCGCCGGCCTCGAGCTCGGCCGCGAGAAGGCGGGCGGCATGGCGATCTCGTTCTTCCACGTCGACGAGGCCGTGCCGGAGACGGTGCTCGCGGATCTGCGTCGCTCGCCGGACATCGTCTCGGCGCAGCTGCTCCAGCTCTGAGGGCCGGCATG encodes:
- the glpD gene encoding glycerol-3-phosphate dehydrogenase, with amino-acid sequence MSDGRRAALGEALARDCFDLLVIGGGINGAGIARDAAMRGLTVALVEQGDFASGTSSKSSKLVHGGLRYLENYEFALVLEASRERDHLRRHLAPHLVHPMPFVFPIFRGDPVGRLRLSAGLWVYDGLSAFRNIARHRSWGHKTTLRHEPALRAEGLRGAMHYYDCWTDDARLTLETIQSATAEGTVACNHVGVTGLLRDGDRLCGARVLDRVSGASFAIAARQIVNATGPWLDRVRRLDDPAAAPVLRLTKGAHIVVPRERLGNRNAIVLRAPRDGRVMFAIPWEDQTLVGTTDTDYEARPEDVAADADDVRYLLEAVNAYFPAARLEERDVIGAYAGLRPLVAPPATEDETPSETSREEEIFESPSGLLSLGGGKLTTYRRVAERVVDRVAERLAEREPGRRFAACRTGEVPLPGARVEDPDRGGFGGFAKRLRARATTGVDEGLVRHLLYRYGIAAMGIVDRLGAAPDAARRVVAGLPYRRIEVTRAAESEMAATIDDVLRRRVPISFRREDGGAEAAADVGRLMADALGWDAEETVRAVERYRTGVADERRRRLHPPAAPVAPATPVASRRRA
- the nth gene encoding endonuclease III; the protein is MTRKTPAIGPETPEARRTRARKIDRALADAYPDAWCALRHDDAWQLLVATILSAQCTDERVNMVTPTLFARYPTPRALADADPRELERIIHSTGFFRQKAKSLRGVAAATAGEFGGELPRDLETLVTLPGIGRKTANVVLGTAYGVPSIVVDTHVRRVANRLGLTGEDDPTKIEMDLRALVPAASWTRFTHRLIHHGRRICHARKPRCPDCPLLAICPRIGVTDAVKSPT
- a CDS encoding homoserine kinase; the encoded protein is MAGVHMAAYTNLDRRQLAELVEEFGLGKLQAANGNGGGTDGNCRLDTAKGRFWLRIDEERSEMEVKREIDLLLYLRKHGFPCPQLMIDRKGRQYHELGGKCISLFKYIDGHKREGASLTLTQIENAGRVLADLHVIGKGYKKGVDNRFNFERVADVYQEVRDRLPAYFKKITRTLDEEVGYLEHYLECKLPKGIIHGDLYLDNILFRGEKVVGVLDFETASRGKYIFDLATAVNALCYDGERYDLKRFEVLIGGYESLRTLSLAEWDAFPNELRFSALRFTVNRLRAFYLNPVDEAHRINRDFREFYDRLMILRREREGGMEGLLMAMATGYDYRKYQKVRAIEKKGKS
- the folE gene encoding GTP cyclohydrolase I FolE, whose amino-acid sequence is MSSADLVRGLLRAIGEDPGREGLLKTPDRVARALQFLTKGYHEDPSAILNSALFNEEYSEMIVLKDLDFFSLCEHHMLPFFGKAHVAYIPSKKILGLSKLARLFEVFARRLQVQERLTTQVATSLMEAIEPQGVGVVVEAEHLCMRMRGVEKQNSVVVTSCMLGTFRTRQETREEFMTLIRSRNGR
- a CDS encoding TolC family protein gives rise to the protein MKTCRRIGIAVVVGLAALAGRAWAEDAAQPTAAMSGDPNGRAIIDTETSARREAEFDETPYMPQVFAHQWAYRAPAVETPDASVEETDTARLTVAEAVHQALLHNPGIAAQRLTPLRQREDVRTAEAIFDPIISGAVNKDRRKAPNSSALAGVLINVQENVNVNASFAKTLRTGGDFRIDFTNNRFVSNARFQGLIPQYEPELLFSLNQPLLRNFGLNFAYLLVDVTKLQSEAAAWQYRADLANFVKRVIAAYWIVVYTRQNLVVQQESLELARQTLRENQERVRVGLLAPVAVKEAESQAAAREQEVIVANNQLDNALRTLRQIVYLQKGEAFIPRPIEPIDRPRTTPVVVDAKTALNLALERRPEVQAQTYDLKSKQVTARVRENQLLPRLDFVGNFGLNGLSGDAVTVLDPSTGQQVQTPYDGPYWEALDRLTSKKFYSYQAGVEVEIPLGNAAAKSEYAKAKIDVSQSELTRRQLFSDISLEVSTAVNDVVANIKRIEASRIARELAEENLRNQQKRLEVGIATTKDVLDFQDDLTQARGVELRAATDYNVSLAELARSQGTLLDEYSVVIEVPGKRFTPWWARF
- a CDS encoding alanine--glyoxylate aminotransferase family protein, whose amino-acid sequence is MIKKYLLAPGPTPVPESVLLAMAQPIFHHRTPQFEALFADTAKSLRALFKTGQDVVILASSGTGAMEAAVTNTTSPGDRVLVVNGGKFGERWGKIAVGCGLVVTEIKVEWGTAVDPAAIAKALQAHPETKLVLMQGSETSTTVLHPVAEVAKITRETDALLVVDGITAVGVLDLPMDALGIDVLLTGSQKALMLPPGLAFVALSEKAWKAVAASKQPRFYFDLKRERDNQQKHTTAWTPAISLIFGLHEALRLMFAEGLDNVFARHDRLARATRAGAEALGLKLVAPTAPSPATTGIFLPEGVPGKLVGYLRDQVGITFAGGQDQLKGKICRVAHLGYIGSFDIVTALAALEMGMAAFGRPVELGKGVGAAQKILMEGMPATPAA
- a CDS encoding phosphoglycerate dehydrogenase, with protein sequence MTYRVLATDPLDQQGVDVFTANPEIALDLKPGMKPEELARVIGEYDALVIRSGSKVTADTLKNPGKLRVIGRAGIGVDNIDVPAATARGIVVMNTPGGNNVTTAEHAITLMLAVARFIPQADASLRAGKWERTKFTGTEVCNKTLGVVGLGNIGRIVAERAQGLRMRVIGYDPFVTHEAAAKLGVELVTLDDLYARADFISVHVPMTPETKGLIGAAAFAKMKKGVRIVNAARGGIVDEAALHAAITSGKVAGAALDVFAEEPPPKDHPLLALPQVVVTPHLGAATSEAQINVAIAIAEQITNFLVRGEVQAAVNMPSLSAEMLQLLRPHLLLGEKLGSLLAQLSTEPPTEISVEYAGAVAELDNRPVTIAVLRGLLTRFIDDVNYVNAPTLAKERGIVVKEARANQPTNFVNSIKVRVTRSSGTQVVEGAVFGASILRLVRIDDFYMEAVPDGCVLMLNNHDVPGVVGRVGTLLGQHGINIAGLELGREKAGGMAISFFHVDEAVPETVLADLRRSPDIVSAQLLQL